A window from Hypomesus transpacificus isolate Combined female chromosome 26, fHypTra1, whole genome shotgun sequence encodes these proteins:
- the uts2d gene encoding urotensin 2 domain containing: MDPRHSISLSGWRGVFGVEGRSILSPGNNVIHTKEDTDVQNKIITLLLQKSLLPVEKNDALGLDLASRVAELEELEALRDDLELKLTANALSTPKKRAEACFWKYCV, encoded by the exons ATGGACCCGAGACATTCGATCTCCTTGTCTGGTTGGAGG GGGGTGTTTGGTGTGGAGGGCAGAAGCATCCTTAGTCCTG GAAACAATGTTATTCACACAAAAGAAGACACAGATGTCCAGAACAAGATTATTACATTGCTACTTCAAAAGAGCTTACTGCCTGTGGAGAAAAATGATGCTCTTG GTCTAGACTTGGCTAGTAGAGTAGCAGAGCTAGAGGAG CTGGAAGCTTTGAGAGATGATCTGGAGCTGAAGCTCACAGCAAATGCATTGTCCACACCTAAGAAGAGGGCTGAAG CTTGTTTCTGGAAGTactgtgtgtga
- the LOC124487581 gene encoding uncharacterized protein LOC124487581, whose product MWQVILILLCITILPTKTIICPSSCMCNEKGAVKCVGNITDVPKTMPNSTYLLQLNDTNVRVLNEQSLANLPLMLRFSVSFSSLSAVHPRAFYVAPQLLSVKLSFNNLTSLPPRVFSPLVSLEQLYLDGNHLESIPSVMFEGLASLTELEMSRNAIVHLAPDVFSSLSSLRFLNLGKNYIQELPPTVFHSLTRLQYLILYNNQLERIETGAFDELANLLELKLHHNQIASLPSEVFWALGNLRMLTLSSNRLQGVPEKTFYYMPKLTKLTLYSNPFQSLPDQLMGQMPLISDLYLYGTDLTVVPWNLFANMSGLQKLSLHLNDKLRELPQDLFCCQPKLQRLSLKANDLQVLDGDLFSNLTNLNVLLLNDNKLRSIPKNIFRRLSNLNSIQINNNHLNTLSDEVFSSNVGLGAVTLGGNPWDCTCSIRDIVGWIRRHESVVSDKEDMKCYSPEHLELRKLYSLQDEEFSVCDTTPSSYLPTTPPIEIYVSPSKPSSTPSSFIPFRTTTSIITTSPTTALQTSPNIVLFESDNPFQLFTEALPPPPGDSYFLSFPPFYDRLVVEQGQKFIHNNRMKSWVYIWSLSSDSASASLIMALHILLVAAGVTLILATIYGMYRLQQSIDDFWEVASENMLSIQKQKSTARLRPMDLPITLYCFILLSSLGFILGGCPDECFCKENQIVCQGKSIFDFPSGVPATTSALYISNTNIPTLKPEDFASFSEALGILVVKDSSIMQVLPGTFDRTSNLGALGFTSTFLTDLPEALFQNLLRLESLTLSNNKLEVLRSTWLASLPALKKLDLSKNLLTSVPEEAFRYLSQLEHLTLSRNNISELSKETFRGLTRVKILRLNRNSLRQVPVGALDDLVSLEELSLQDNQVDHLHTDLLSKLKNLKKLFLSSNRLTSLPQGLFFNMPNLAQISLYENQLSSLVPGVFGPMALQELWLYDNRLIRLEDSTFMNLTQLRLLVLSRNQISSVSPHAFRGLEQLGEVSLHTNLLTGLEEGTFQGMPQLVNISLEHNQLNSLPSKFLDGLSQMGQLDLHNNSFSNLPQETLDTLTAAREVLLAQNPWRCDRDILPFRDWLRQHPAKVNHSVVLCATPIGLSGEVVADLKDEQFGVLHPSLTPDPPEDRWDISTLAPKKSTLAPTASVTPTRQYTNNGKGEGVSRDTHIIIIAVVCTAVITSLIICCVYWRRKKKESHNLGRRSKNSVL is encoded by the exons ATGTGGCAGGTAATCCTCATCCTTCTGTGCATCACCATCCTTCCAACCAAGACCATAATCTGCCCCAGCAGTTGCATGTGCAATGAGAAAGGAGCTGTCAAGTGTGTTGGCAACATCACAGACGTGCCTAAGACCATGCCTAACAGCACATACCTTCTCCAACTTAACGACACAAACGTGAGGGTCCTGAATGAGCAAAGCCTCGCCAACCTGCCATTAATGCTGCGCTTCAGTGTTAGCTTCAGCTCCCTGAGCGCTGTCCACCCCAGGGCTTTCTACGTGGCCCCCCAGCTCCTGTCTGTCAAGCTGTCCTTCAACAACCTCACAAGCCTCCCGCCCAGGGTTTTCAgccccctggtctccctggaGCAACTTTATCTAGATGGAAACCATCTGGAATCCATTCCCTCTGTGATGTTTGAAGGTCTAGCCAGTCTGACAGAGCTTGAAATGAGTCGGAATGCCATTGTCCATCTGGCACCAGATGTCTTCAGCAGCCTGAGCAGCTTGCGCTTCCTCAATTTGGGGAAGAACTACATACAAGAGCTGCCACCCACCGTCTTCCACTCACTGACACGACTGCAGTACCTTATTCTCTATAACAACCAGTTGGAGAGAATAGAGACTGGAGCCTTTGACGAGCTTGCCAACCTCTTGGAGCTCAAACTCCACCACAACCAGATTGCCAGCCTCCCCTCAGAGGTGTTCTGGGCCCTGGGTAACCTCAGGATGCTTACCTTATCCTCTAACAGGCTTCAGGGTGTCCCAGAGAAGACCTTCTATTACATGCCCAAGCTCACCAAACTCACCCTCTACAGTAATCCTTTCCAGTCGCTGCCTGACCAGCTGATGGGACAGATGCCCTTGATAAGTGACCTTTACCTGTATGGCACCGACCTCACTGTTGTTCCCTGGAACCTCTTTGCCAACATGAGTGGTCTGCAAaagctctccctccacctcaatGACAAATTGAGGGAGTTGCCTCAAGACCTGTTTTGTTGTCAGCCGAAGCTCCAGAGACTCTCTCTAAAAGCGAATGACCTCCAGGTCTTAGATGGTGACCTGTTCTCCAATCTCACCAACTTGAACGTCCTACTGCTGAATGACAACAAGCTCCGCTCCATCCCTAAGAATATCTTCAGACGTCTTTCCAATCTGAATAGCATACAGATCAACAATAACCATCTTAACACCCTTTCAGATGAGGTTTTCTCCTCCAATGTTGGTTTGGGGGCTGTGACTTTGGGTGGGAACCCATGGGACTGTACTTGCAGCATCAGAGATATTGTGGGTTGGATCAGACGCCATGAAAGTGTGGTCAGTGATAAGGAGGACATGAAATGTTACAGTCCTGAGCATCTAGAGCTCCGTAAATTGTATTCATTACAAGATGAGGAGTTCTCAGTGTGTGACACCACGCCGTCAAGCTATCTACCGACAACCCCTCCCATAGAAATATACGTGTCCCCTTCAAAACCATCTTCAACCCCTTCATCCTTTATCCCCTTTAGAACCACTACTTCGATCATAACAACATCACCAACAACAGCCTTACAGACGAGCCCCAACATTGTGCTTTTTGAGTCAGACAACCCATTCCAGCTTTTCACCGAAGCTCTCCCACCCCCGCCAGGTGACTCTtatttcctctctttccctcctttctACGACCGTCTGGTGGTCGAGCAGGGGCAAAAGTTTATTCACAACAATCGCATGAAGAGCTGGGTATATATCTGGAGCCTGTCTTCTGATAGTGCCTCAGCTAGTTTAATTATGGCCCTCCACATCCTGTTAGTAGCAGCAGGCGTTACTTTGATCTTGGCAACCATATATGGGATGTATCGCCTCCAACAGTCCATCGATGATTTCTGGGAGGTGGCATCAGAAAACATGTTATCCATCCAGAAGCAAAAGAGCACAGCTAGACT GAGGCCAATGGACCTGCCAATCACACTATACTGTTTTATCCTGCTTTCCAGTCTTGGTTTCATCCTGGGCGGATGTCCGGATGAATGCTTTTGCAAGGAAAACCAAATAGTCTGCCAGGGAAAATCCATCTTTGATTTCCCCTCTGGTGTGCCTGCTACCACCTCCGCCCTCTATATTTCCAACACCAACATCCCTACCTTAAAACCAGAGGACTTTGCTAGCTTTTCAGAGGCCCTAGGCATATTAGTAGTAAAAGACTCTAGCATCATGCAGGTCCTGCCTGGCACCTTTGACCGTACCAGTAACCTGGGTGCCTTGGGGTTCACCAGCACCTTTCTAACAGACTTGCCTGAAGCCTTGTTCCAGAATCTTCTGAGGCTGGAGTCTCTGACTCTGAGCAACAACAAGCTTGAGGTGCTTCGCTCCACCTGGTTAGCCTCACTTCCTGCTCTGAAGAAACTCGATCTCAGTAAGAACCTGCTGACATCCGTTCCTGAGGAGGCTTTCCGTTATCTCAGTCAGCTGGAACACCTGACCCTGTCCAGGAATAACATCTCCGAGCTCTCCAAAGAGACATTCAGGGGCTTGACCAGAGTGAAGATTCTCCGTCTCAATCGGAACTCTCTACGACAGGTCCCTGTTGGAGCGTTGGATGACCTGGTGAGCCTGGAGGAACTGTCTCTGCAGGACAACCAGGTGGACCACCTACACACTGACCTGTTGTCTAAGCTTAAAAACCTCAAGAAGCTTTTCCTCTCCAGCAACCGCTTGACATCCCTACCCCAGGGATTGTTTTTTAACATGCCCAACCTGGCTCAGATCTCCCTCTATGAAAACCAGCTGAGCAGCCTGGTCCCGGGGGTGTTTGGGCCCATGGCTCTTCAGGAACTGTGGCTGTACGACAACAGGCTGATCCGTCTAGAGGACAGCACTTTCATGAACCTTACTCAGCTGCGTTTACTGGTGCTGAGCCGCAACCAGATCAGCTCTGTGTCCCCCCACGCCTTCAGGGGGCTGGAGCAGCTGGGAGAAGTGTCTCTGCACACTAACCTGCTCACAGGCCTGGAGGAGGGCACATTCCAGGGGATGCCCCAGCTGGTAAACATATCGCTGGAGCACAATCAGCTAAACTCCCTTCCAAGCAAGTTCCTGGATGGTCTGAGCCAGATGGGCCAGCTAGACCTTCACAACAACTCCTTCTCCAACCTGCCCCAAGAGACCCTAGACACACTCACAGCAGCTAGGGAGGTGCTACTGGCCCAAAACCCTTGGAGATGTGACCGGGATATCCTGCCGTTTCGCGActggctgagacagcacccagCCAAGGTCAACCACAGTGTTGTGCTTTGTGCCACACCCATCGGCCTAAGtggtgaggtcgttgctgaCCTAAAGGATGAGCAGTTTGGGgtcctccacccatccctcacACCTGACCCCCCAGAGGACAGGTGGGACATCAGCACCCTGGCTCCTAAGAAGAGCACCTTGGCCCCCACTGCCTCAGTTACACCCACCAGGCAATACACCAACAatgggaaaggggagggggtgtcCCGGGACACCCATATCATTATTATAGCTGTTGTATGCACCGCTGTCATCACAAGCCTCATCATCTGCTGTGTctactggaggaggaagaagaaagaaagtcaCAACTTAGGGCGTAGGTCCAAAAACTCTGTTCTGTAA